The bacterium genomic sequence GAACTATCTCGGCTCCTGGAAAGAATGGGGCGATCGGGCGGACCTGCCCCTCGAGGTTCCCGTGCGCAAGGGCTAGGGTGGGCGATCGGCCCTTCCACGAAAAATCCATATGATGTGCGCCATGTCCTCGAGCGAGACCCCACCCCGCGGCCGGTACCTGACGGCGGAGATTCCGGGAACGGGCGGCCGCTACCGGGATGCGCCCGAGGATTTCGAGGTCGAGGAAACCTGGCCCGGCTCCCCCGGCGGGAGCGGGGAGCACGTTTATCTTTGGATCGAAAAACGCGGAATCCCCACCCTCGACGCCATCCGGCGGCTCGCTCGCGCGCTGGGTGCCCAGGAGCGGGACGCGGGCCATGCGGGGCTGAAGGACGCCCGGGCGGTGGCGAGACAGATGCTTTCCTTCCGCCTTGCGCGCGATCCAGGGGAAAAGTTCTCCGCCGCCGAAGGGGCCCTGGGGAGCGGGCTTCGCGTTCTCTCGTGGAGCCGCGGCCCCTCGAAGATCCGCCGCGGGGCGCACGCCGGCAACCGTTTCCGCATCCGGCTTCGGGGGGCGGTGCCCGGCGCAGCGGAGCGGGCGGGCGCCGTGCTGGAGGTGCTGGAGAAAAGGGGCCTGCCAAATGCCTTCGGCGAACAGCGCTTCGGTGCGCGCGGCCATTCGGCCGAGGCGGGCCGCGCTCTCGTGCGCGGGGAAATGGTCCGGTTCGTGTCGGTTTTGCTCGAGGGCGGCTTCTCGGGCGGGCCGGAGCGGGAGGCGGAATACGAGAGCAGACTCGCACGGGGAGATCATGGAGGGGCCCGCGCCCTTTTGCCCGAATCCCGGCAGATGGAGCGGCTTCTCCTCTCCC encodes the following:
- the truD gene encoding tRNA pseudouridine(13) synthase TruD; amino-acid sequence: MSSSETPPRGRYLTAEIPGTGGRYRDAPEDFEVEETWPGSPGGSGEHVYLWIEKRGIPTLDAIRRLARALGAQERDAGHAGLKDARAVARQMLSFRLARDPGEKFSAAEGALGSGLRVLSWSRGPSKIRRGAHAGNRFRIRLRGAVPGAAERAGAVLEVLEKRGLPNAFGEQRFGARGHSAEAGRALVRGEMVRFVSVLLEGGFSGGPEREAEYESRLARGDHGGARALLPESRQMERLLLS